One window of Candidatus Mycobacterium wuenschmannii genomic DNA carries:
- a CDS encoding aldo/keto reductase, protein MSSVPSITLNDGNAIPQLGFGVYQIEPDETAEAVRTAIEIGYRHIDTAQMYGNEQQVGQGIREAGVDREDIFVTSKLNNGFHRPADAQRAFDETLAKLGFDYVDLFLIHWPLPTLYDGDFVSTWIALEEFATARRARSVGVSNFQVAHLQRLAASSETVPAVNQVEIHPYFGNEQVRAYDLDNRIATEAWSPIAQGKVLDDQVITGIVDAHSKTAAQVVLRWHIQRGDIVFPKSVHRERIQANFDIFDFELDGDQMTAITGLDRGESGRIGPNPDEFDYVPD, encoded by the coding sequence ATGAGTTCAGTGCCGTCAATCACCTTGAACGACGGTAACGCGATACCGCAGCTCGGTTTCGGCGTCTACCAAATCGAACCCGACGAGACCGCAGAGGCGGTCCGTACAGCCATCGAAATCGGCTACCGGCACATCGACACCGCGCAGATGTACGGCAACGAGCAGCAAGTCGGTCAGGGCATCCGGGAGGCCGGCGTCGATCGCGAGGACATTTTCGTCACCAGCAAGCTCAACAACGGATTTCACCGGCCGGCTGACGCGCAGCGCGCATTCGACGAGACGCTCGCCAAGCTCGGCTTCGACTACGTCGACCTGTTCCTCATCCACTGGCCGTTGCCGACGCTCTACGACGGCGATTTCGTCTCGACGTGGATTGCGCTGGAAGAATTCGCCACGGCGCGTCGGGCGCGCAGCGTCGGGGTGTCCAACTTTCAGGTCGCGCACCTGCAGCGGCTCGCGGCATCGTCGGAAACGGTGCCGGCGGTCAACCAGGTCGAGATTCACCCTTACTTCGGCAACGAGCAGGTCCGGGCCTACGACCTCGACAACCGCATTGCCACCGAGGCGTGGTCGCCGATCGCCCAGGGAAAAGTCCTCGACGATCAGGTCATCACCGGCATTGTCGACGCTCACTCGAAGACTGCCGCGCAGGTAGTACTGCGGTGGCACATCCAGCGCGGCGACATCGTGTTTCCGAAGTCGGTGCACCGCGAGCGAATTCAGGCCAATTTCGACATTTTCGACTTCGAACTCGATGGTGACCAGATGACCGCGATCACGGGCCTCGACCGGGGCGAGTCCGGGCGCATCGGCCCCAATCCCGACGAATTCGACTACGTCCCCGACTGA
- a CDS encoding FdhF/YdeP family oxidoreductase: MPTDHSRDEKLRVTPPKQWATGVPGVLHAVQFSLEETSPRRAAINLLSINQANGTDCPGCAWPEPDPKHRHINEYCENGAKHINDEATTRRITREFFAEHSIPRLLAESDMWLNQQGRLTEPMVKRSGSDHYEPIGWDDALDLLAAELRALDSPDEALFYTSGRVSNEAAFLLQLFARALGTNNLPDCSNMCHESSGSALQETLGIGKGSVSLDDIHEADLVLVVGINPGTNMPRMLSALEETKRNGGQIIAVNPLPEAGLIRFKNPQKVRGIIGRGTTIADQFLHIRPNGDLALFQAVNALLLQAEAAAPGTVLDHDFIESHTTGFAEFTEHVARISWPEIEATTGLRRAEIEQVVERVLASKKVIVCWAMGITQQKYGVATIREIVNFLMLRGNLGRPGAGVCPVRGHSNVQGDRTMGIWEQMPQTFLDALEREFGFTPPTKHGLDAVNAIRAMRDGQAKIFVGFAGNFARATPDSDLTEQAMRACRLTAHVSTKLNRSHAVCGETALILPTLGRTDRDVQATGEQFVTVEDSMSIVHQSHGRLSPPSDQLLSEVAIICRLARRTLGDTPGIHWDDFEADYDEIRQRISRVVPDFDDFNARVRRPGGFRLPNPVNEHRFPTPSGKAIFTRNTFDRVHPPDGHLILQTMRSHDQWNTVPYALDDRYRGIHNGRRVVLINPADIDQLGLADRQLVDLVSTWDDGIERRAKGFRVVAYPAARGSAASYYPETNVLVPLDSVAEVSNTPTSKGVFVRFEPAAG, from the coding sequence ATGCCGACAGATCATTCGCGCGACGAGAAGCTCAGAGTCACGCCGCCCAAACAGTGGGCCACCGGCGTTCCCGGCGTCCTGCACGCCGTGCAGTTCTCGCTGGAGGAGACCTCGCCACGGCGCGCCGCGATCAACCTGCTGAGCATCAACCAGGCGAACGGCACCGATTGTCCGGGGTGCGCCTGGCCGGAGCCAGACCCGAAGCACCGGCACATCAACGAGTACTGCGAAAACGGCGCCAAGCACATCAACGACGAGGCCACGACCCGCCGAATCACGCGGGAATTCTTCGCCGAACACTCGATTCCGCGGCTGCTGGCCGAATCCGACATGTGGCTCAACCAGCAAGGCCGGCTGACCGAGCCGATGGTGAAGCGGTCCGGATCCGATCACTACGAACCGATCGGCTGGGACGACGCGCTCGACCTGCTCGCCGCCGAACTGCGCGCGCTCGACTCACCCGACGAAGCGTTGTTCTACACCTCGGGCCGGGTCAGCAACGAGGCCGCATTCCTGCTGCAGTTGTTCGCCCGGGCGTTGGGTACGAACAACCTCCCCGACTGCAGCAACATGTGCCACGAGTCCAGCGGCTCGGCGCTGCAGGAGACGCTCGGAATCGGCAAGGGCAGCGTCAGCCTCGACGACATCCACGAAGCGGACCTGGTACTCGTCGTCGGTATCAACCCCGGCACCAATATGCCGCGAATGCTCTCGGCGCTCGAGGAGACCAAACGCAACGGCGGACAGATCATCGCGGTAAACCCGCTGCCGGAAGCCGGGCTGATCCGGTTCAAGAATCCCCAGAAGGTCCGCGGAATCATCGGCCGCGGAACCACTATCGCCGATCAGTTCCTGCACATCAGGCCCAACGGCGACCTCGCACTGTTCCAGGCCGTCAACGCGCTGCTACTCCAGGCCGAGGCGGCTGCGCCCGGGACCGTGCTCGACCACGATTTCATCGAGTCGCACACCACCGGGTTCGCCGAATTCACCGAGCACGTCGCCCGGATTTCGTGGCCCGAGATCGAGGCGACGACCGGACTTCGGCGCGCGGAGATCGAGCAGGTCGTCGAGCGGGTGCTGGCCAGCAAGAAGGTGATCGTGTGCTGGGCGATGGGCATCACCCAGCAGAAGTACGGCGTCGCGACGATCCGCGAGATCGTGAATTTCCTTATGCTGCGCGGCAATCTGGGTCGCCCGGGTGCCGGCGTCTGCCCGGTGCGCGGGCACAGCAACGTGCAGGGCGATCGCACGATGGGCATCTGGGAGCAGATGCCGCAGACGTTCCTCGACGCGCTGGAGCGCGAATTCGGATTCACTCCCCCGACCAAGCACGGACTGGATGCGGTGAACGCCATCCGGGCGATGCGCGACGGGCAGGCCAAGATCTTCGTCGGTTTCGCCGGCAACTTCGCCCGCGCCACCCCGGACAGCGACTTGACCGAACAGGCGATGCGGGCCTGCCGGCTGACCGCGCACGTCTCCACCAAGTTGAATCGCTCGCACGCGGTGTGTGGCGAGACCGCGTTGATCCTGCCGACGCTGGGCCGCACGGACCGCGACGTGCAGGCCACCGGCGAGCAATTCGTCACGGTCGAAGACTCGATGAGCATCGTGCACCAATCGCACGGCCGGCTCAGCCCGCCGTCGGATCAGCTGCTGAGCGAGGTCGCGATCATCTGCCGATTGGCCCGGCGCACCCTCGGTGACACCCCCGGAATCCATTGGGACGACTTCGAAGCCGACTACGACGAGATTCGGCAGCGCATCTCGCGGGTCGTTCCCGACTTCGACGACTTCAACGCGCGGGTGCGCAGACCCGGTGGGTTTCGGCTGCCCAACCCGGTCAACGAGCATCGTTTCCCGACCCCGTCGGGCAAGGCCATTTTCACCCGCAACACGTTCGATCGGGTCCACCCGCCGGACGGCCACCTCATCCTGCAGACGATGCGCTCACACGACCAGTGGAACACCGTGCCCTACGCGCTCGACGACCGCTACCGCGGCATCCACAACGGGCGCCGGGTGGTGCTGATCAATCCGGCCGACATCGACCAGCTCGGCTTGGCCGACCGCCAGCTCGTCGACCTCGTCAGCACCTGGGATGACGGTATCGAACGGCGCGCCAAGGGTTTTCGCGTCGTCGCGTATCCCGCCGCCCGCGGCTCGGCCGCGTCCTACTACCCCGAGACGAATGTCCTGGTACCGCTGGACAGCGTCGCGGAGGTCAGCAACACCCCGACATCAAAGGGTGTGTTCGTCCGATTCGAGCCCGCCGCGGGGTAG